One window of Sporocytophaga myxococcoides DSM 11118 genomic DNA carries:
- the serA gene encoding phosphoglycerate dehydrogenase — translation MENIKYFIIDFDSTFTQVEALDELGDISLDGDPQKDKILKEIVELTNSGMEGKASFTQNLTRRLELLRANKRHLLPLIGRLKTKVSESVKRNREFFKDFSDNILIVSSGFKEFITPIVTEFGIKEENIYANTFVFDDQGNITGFDKNNVLCLDKGKIQQLKALNLKGDVYVIGDGYTDYEIKEAGLANKFYAFTENVERDAVLAKAEHIAPSFDEFLYQNNLPMAISYPKNRISVLLLENIHPEALRLFKSEGYKVEVISSGLDEDELCERIKNVSILGIRSKTQLTKKVLESANKLIAVGAFCIGTNQIDLKSCLQRGVAAFNAPYSNTRSVVELAIGQIIMLYRNTIEKSNKMHQGKWDKSAKNSYEIRGKKLGIVGYGNIGSQLSVLAESMGMEVYYYDIVEKLQLGNAKKCSSLNELLSLADVISLHVDGRASNKNLIGKKEFDLMKEGVIFLNLSRGHVVDVPVLAENLKSGKILGASADVFPYEPKNNNEEFINELRGLPNVILTPHIGGSTEEAQFNIASFVPNRILDYINTGNTFQSVNFPNIQLPELNNAHRLIHLHENVPGILAQINNVLAKHNINILGQYLKTNESVGYVITDINKEYDKQVIQELKAINNTIKFRILY, via the coding sequence ATGGAGAATATTAAGTATTTCATCATCGATTTTGACAGCACTTTCACACAAGTAGAAGCTCTTGACGAACTGGGAGATATTTCACTTGACGGTGATCCGCAAAAAGATAAAATTTTAAAAGAAATCGTCGAGCTGACAAACAGCGGAATGGAGGGAAAAGCTTCGTTCACTCAGAATCTTACAAGAAGACTTGAGTTGTTGAGAGCGAATAAAAGACACCTTCTTCCTCTAATCGGAAGACTTAAAACGAAGGTTTCTGAATCAGTGAAGAGAAACAGAGAGTTTTTCAAAGACTTTTCTGATAATATACTTATCGTATCCAGTGGCTTCAAAGAATTCATTACCCCTATTGTCACTGAATTCGGAATAAAAGAAGAAAATATTTACGCTAATACTTTTGTATTTGATGATCAAGGTAATATTACGGGGTTTGACAAAAACAATGTACTATGTCTTGACAAAGGTAAAATACAGCAATTAAAAGCTTTAAACCTTAAAGGTGATGTATATGTAATCGGTGATGGATATACAGATTACGAAATCAAAGAAGCTGGTCTTGCAAACAAATTTTACGCATTTACTGAGAATGTTGAAAGAGATGCTGTGCTTGCTAAAGCTGAGCACATTGCGCCAAGCTTTGATGAATTCCTTTATCAGAACAACCTTCCAATGGCAATCTCTTATCCTAAAAACAGAATAAGTGTATTGCTTCTTGAAAACATCCACCCAGAGGCTTTAAGATTATTCAAAAGCGAAGGATACAAAGTTGAAGTTATTTCAAGCGGGTTAGATGAAGATGAGCTTTGTGAACGTATCAAAAACGTCTCTATCCTTGGTATCAGATCAAAAACTCAGTTAACTAAAAAAGTACTTGAAAGTGCAAATAAACTGATCGCAGTTGGTGCATTTTGTATTGGTACTAACCAGATAGATCTTAAGTCTTGCCTGCAACGCGGTGTAGCGGCTTTCAATGCCCCGTACAGCAATACCAGAAGTGTGGTAGAACTGGCTATCGGACAAATCATCATGCTTTACAGAAATACCATTGAAAAGAGTAATAAAATGCATCAGGGTAAATGGGATAAATCTGCTAAAAACAGCTATGAGATAAGAGGTAAAAAACTAGGTATTGTTGGTTACGGAAATATTGGATCTCAGCTTTCTGTTCTTGCGGAATCTATGGGTATGGAAGTTTACTATTATGACATAGTAGAAAAACTTCAATTGGGTAATGCTAAAAAATGCTCTAGTCTGAATGAATTGTTAAGCCTTGCTGACGTCATTTCTTTACACGTTGATGGAAGAGCCAGCAACAAAAACCTTATCGGTAAGAAGGAATTTGACCTAATGAAAGAAGGTGTAATATTCCTTAACCTAAGCCGTGGCCATGTAGTAGATGTTCCGGTTCTGGCAGAGAATTTAAAGAGCGGAAAAATCTTAGGTGCAAGCGCAGACGTTTTCCCTTACGAGCCAAAAAACAATAACGAAGAATTTATAAACGAACTAAGAGGTCTTCCAAATGTAATCCTGACTCCTCACATCGGAGGAAGTACTGAAGAAGCTCAGTTCAATATTGCCAGCTTTGTACCTAACAGAATATTGGATTATATCAATACTGGAAATACATTCCAGAGTGTGAACTTTCCGAATATTCAGTTACCTGAATTGAACAATGCGCACAGACTTATTCACCTGCATGAGAACGTTCCTGGCATCCTTGCACAAATCAACAATGTACTTGCAAAACACAATATCAACATCCTTGGCCAATACCTGAAAACCAATGAGAGTGTCGGATACGTGATTACAGACATTAACAAGGAATACGACAAGCAGGTAATACAGGAGCTTAAAGCTATCAACAACACAATCAAGTTTAGAATTTTGTATTAA